The DNA segment ATCTTAATCTTTTCTAATCCAATGGCAATTTCTCTTTCTATGTTTTTCTGTCTCTTTAGGCTCTTTTTCAGCAGCTTTAGTTTGGGTCTCAATCCTAGCTCTTTCTCAACAAAATCAGCATCAGATTTCTTCTGCAAATGTGAATTGCGATGACCTCGTCTTTCCAGTTTATCAGCACCAGATTTGTGTACACGTGCTTTTGATCCTTTGTGCATGCCTCTCGGAATTACTCTGAACGTAGCACTAAGAGTTGGTGTGTAACAAATTCTCGCAAGTCTTTGAGGTGGCTTGTTGGACAAGGTATCATtttcttgatttatattttttttaggatcTTGTTCACACTTCAAACTTCTCTCAAACTCTTCCCATTTACCCTCAAATATTTGGCTGAGCTCCATTGCAATTTTATAAACTTTCTCACCATGGGCATAGTATATCATGAAGTTACAGAAGGTCAATCTGACATCAGCCACAaaatcctccatgaaagaataGCTATTTGACTCGAGCTTGTATTTAATTGTGCCTAAATCCATGGGATGTGTTATGATATCAAAATAATCAGGGATTTGGAACAAAATAGGATCCACTGGCTGATTGAAAAGCCATCCATGTTTGTGAGTGGACAAAACATTGAGAATGGTAGAACATTGGCGAGATGCTTTCAAATCCATGATCCTTCTCATCTTttgcttcttttccttttggtaCTCTGTACCCTCTGCTCCTCTTTTGAGGGATGCAATTGCTTCAATGTTACTCATTCTCACGAATTTGTTCACAACGCGCATCTCCTGTTAtacgttctttttcttcttctttaataaaattgtgaaagaataggaaaagaaaagaggaagaaacttttattgattgttgattgattgaattgaattgtaaACTATGAagataaaactaaatatatatagagcattgtcctatgaaagataaaagcaaataaagataagataagaataactaaagataagataaagaaaagataagaaaagataataaagactaaaattgtaATTGAATTTATGTATTCTATTGGGTTGAATTTGTGGGCCACAAGACTTCTTTATTATTGTCATGGACTAAGGTGGAAGAGtagtttaataatattaaaagtcatttaatttaaaaatgtaatttAAGAAATAAATCATTCACATACTTACATAATTATGAATTTATAATATGATAAATACTTcccaaaaatctattttaacACTTAACTTCTAAATAccgaattatttatttaaatagtttaatttttatctaacctaatataataaagtatgtttaaaccttattattattattattattattattattattattattattattattattgttgagttaagaaattaactaaattaattagtaatgacaacattatttttgggcaaaataaataattagtgttgattaattGTATTTACTTTTTTACTAATTGTTTATTGTTGCAGGCCAAAATTTCAATAGcccaaatagaataaaaaacaattaGCAAGGATGATTGGGCTGAAAGCAAAAATCAGAAGCccaagaaaaagcaaaagatAGAAGCCAAAGAAATCAGATGGGCCAAACGGGTTACATGAACCAAACCGATTCAAGCCCGTATCCATCCCACAAAGCTTCTCTTGTAAGATTGAATTCTTCACTCCTCCAAAATGTGCAACGTATCTCTTCTCTCTGACCAagtcaaatcagcttcagaaaagtaagaaagagaacgAGAGTGAAAGAGCTTTTTCACCAAGCAAaacaccaaagaagcaagagagagatGGGTTAAGCTTGATACACAGAAATCTAATCacaaaatccaaaccaaatcaagtttaggttaaaggtaatccatctcatcttgcttgcatcaaatcttcttctcttcttcccaactctctgctctatccgaaaatggcattcaagggAAAATTGTTCTCTGTCCTATTCTGTTTCACATCTACGGTCACAAGTgatacttggggaccaagtagttTTTCAATGGCTAAGATCAAGTTGACCATGAGAAGATTTCTATGGTTACTACTTTGTGGCTTTTGGTCAAGATGAGGAAGTCAGAGGAAAAGTTTCTACTTTGGGGATTAAGgtgaaaaagtgaatctgtgggttggcgaagctcaaggctcaaggtgttgaccttgggaGAAGGtcccagcaacatgcaaggagaataAAAGAAGACTTCTTGCTCATTCAGaaccaaggagagaaaaccagagagagagagagaacagtGTTCTGTCAAGAAGTTcatctacttggataatgctttctttcaaagaagcattcggccaatactgaagaactgcatctgaggtttGCGAATCTGGTTTGCACATAGCTAAGAGGctgctgatgaagtcaatctccttcatgttttgcTGATTGTAATGTATTTTTCTAAgtatatctttctgtaatttcttgtgagaaaaggcattgtgagaaagcttaagtaaaagccatgagcgaaaaaaggctgagtgatacacttgagagaaaagtctagagttattttctgatttatttaggttggttaagtgtcttgtatcttatacctgtttggtatccctttcttagttgggttagcactaagagtaaATAGTTAAgagttagcatagccaatgtcaagttaggttagaacttgagtgtgaaattggtgtatataatactgttaactatagtgaaattcttccatagttgtggaggagactggatgtaggttgcata comes from the Arachis duranensis cultivar V14167 chromosome 7, aradu.V14167.gnm2.J7QH, whole genome shotgun sequence genome and includes:
- the LOC107496383 gene encoding uncharacterized protein LOC107496383; the encoded protein is MSNIEAIASLKRGAEGTEYQKEKKQKMRRIMDLKASRQCSTILNVLSTHKHGWLFNQPVDPILFQIPDYFDIITHPMDLGTIKYKLESNSYSFMEDFVADVRLTFCNFMIYYAHGEKVYKIAMELSQIFEGKWEEFERSLKCEQDPKKNINQENDTLSNKPPQRLARICYTPTLSATFRVIPRGMHKGSKARVHKSGADKLERRGHRNSHLQKKSDADFVEKELGLRPKLKLLKKSLKRQKNIEREIAIGLEKIKITADEKDKSLKELEMLSFQSPDSKIIPRLGQLNLFNKDYNNMQMTRF